A genomic region of Fluviispira vulneris contains the following coding sequences:
- a CDS encoding MFS transporter gives MFINEVKIRVKLFKSQPYLLFALSGILATFGNGLIYITMSWYAYQKNNSIGSLALLMFYIWMPSIIFGPFFGVCADRYNKKYLLILSNVVRGIAVFVFAFFMLNGLEPNIYYLASVLGFFISFYMPAAIPFVKEIVPENKLVEANATVDMLYEFGTIIGMGVSGVLIYYLNTIGTLALGGAFFIISGLFNYLMKYNPINNFNKFQTKKQTFLNDYIDSLKYIARNPSLIGVYLTQMIIMVLIMTIPILLVPFTQVVLKGDTVLFARLEALISLGIFVGGFFSPILCKKISAKYTLMFLTILLSITLYIFSINDNILISYIVYFGIGVGLSSWAVVISQAQLLTSPDFQGRLQATFYSLSGIGVLLLYVLVNYKGNLISVQNFYLVESIIAACAFIFVFKIKNCELK, from the coding sequence GTGTTTATAAATGAAGTTAAAATTAGGGTAAAACTCTTTAAATCTCAGCCCTACCTTTTGTTTGCACTCAGTGGAATTCTCGCTACATTTGGCAATGGATTAATATATATAACAATGTCTTGGTACGCTTATCAGAAAAATAATTCTATCGGCAGCTTGGCTCTTCTCATGTTTTATATTTGGATGCCAAGTATTATCTTTGGTCCTTTTTTTGGTGTTTGTGCTGATAGGTACAATAAAAAATATTTATTAATTTTATCTAATGTAGTAAGAGGAATCGCTGTATTTGTATTCGCATTTTTTATGTTGAATGGTTTAGAACCAAACATTTATTACCTTGCATCTGTGCTTGGCTTTTTTATTTCCTTTTACATGCCAGCGGCAATCCCATTCGTAAAAGAAATTGTACCAGAAAATAAACTCGTTGAAGCGAATGCAACTGTAGATATGCTTTACGAGTTTGGCACAATTATTGGGATGGGAGTAAGCGGTGTCCTTATTTATTACTTAAACACTATTGGTACTCTTGCTCTTGGTGGGGCTTTTTTTATTATTTCAGGTTTGTTTAATTACTTAATGAAATATAATCCTATAAATAATTTTAATAAATTCCAAACAAAAAAACAAACATTCTTAAATGACTATATTGATTCTTTAAAATATATTGCAAGGAATCCTTCCCTTATAGGTGTCTATCTTACACAAATGATTATTATGGTCCTGATCATGACAATCCCCATTTTGCTTGTCCCCTTTACACAAGTAGTTCTTAAAGGTGATACCGTCCTATTCGCCCGCCTAGAAGCTTTAATTTCGTTAGGTATTTTTGTTGGAGGATTCTTTTCTCCTATTTTATGCAAAAAAATAAGTGCTAAATATACCCTCATGTTTCTTACAATATTACTTTCAATCACCTTATATATATTCTCAATTAATGATAATATTCTTATAAGCTATATTGTTTATTTTGGCATAGGGGTTGGACTTTCTAGTTGGGCTGTTGTTATTAGTCAAGCACAACTCTTAACAAGTCCTGACTTTCAAGGTCGATTGCAAGCGACTTTCTATAGTTTATCAGGTATTGGAGTTTTGCTTCTTTATGTTTTAGTAAATTATAAAGGAAACCTCATTAGTGTCCAAAATTTTTATCTTGTAGAAAGTATCATTGCTGCTTGTGCGTTTATTTTTGTTTTTAAAATAAAAAATTGCGAGTTAAAATAG
- a CDS encoding ATP-grasp domain-containing protein — MNSDQEKMQVLLVESTYFPQMIAKTLPQILESIPSNFAVTLFTSQECYEFIPLSLKLKLKKIHKFENFYSNPLVEFKTNIFLKENPSAYVIALREFDLLRVSRSCLNNNNKSFNYPSIFNYRDKIHMKQKLKDKEIPVAKYRPVQSATCLLQASYELGFPFIVKPRCKAAGIGFKVLNCENDIVNYLDSLKNDLDWDEDLNLIAEEYIGTEMFHVDGFVKDGKIIFSLASRYLGHKPHLAWDPKTATNILSGSICVKRNTDEYIALMEITQKSLHALGNSQHCFAFHAEIWKRNNNYLINEIACRIGGGQVMIMFTETLTYSPEKFLIAEILQIKNPPLLPNIDENEITLIARLLPKKGLIASSQLNLPPNCQIQLQVPEGEKLNHPQKWYDAFAYLTIKSHSEEAAKDCYWEIYNIIYHK, encoded by the coding sequence ATGAATTCAGATCAAGAAAAAATGCAAGTTCTGCTGGTAGAATCTACTTATTTCCCTCAAATGATTGCAAAAACTCTGCCACAAATTCTAGAAAGCATTCCATCGAATTTTGCCGTAACACTCTTTACCAGTCAAGAATGTTATGAATTTATTCCACTTAGTTTAAAATTAAAACTTAAAAAAATCCATAAATTTGAAAACTTCTATTCGAACCCACTTGTCGAATTCAAGACAAATATTTTCTTAAAAGAAAATCCATCGGCCTATGTCATTGCATTGAGAGAATTTGATCTCTTGCGCGTCTCTCGCAGTTGCTTAAATAATAATAACAAAAGTTTTAATTATCCAAGCATATTTAATTATCGCGATAAAATTCACATGAAACAGAAGCTCAAAGACAAGGAAATTCCAGTAGCAAAATATCGACCCGTGCAAAGTGCCACTTGTCTTTTACAAGCAAGCTATGAGTTAGGCTTTCCATTCATAGTAAAACCCAGATGCAAAGCAGCAGGCATAGGTTTTAAAGTTCTCAATTGTGAAAATGATATCGTAAATTATCTTGACTCACTTAAAAATGATCTCGATTGGGATGAAGATCTCAACCTTATAGCTGAAGAATATATTGGCACAGAAATGTTTCATGTCGACGGTTTTGTTAAGGATGGCAAGATCATTTTCTCCCTTGCGAGCCGCTATCTAGGTCACAAACCCCATCTTGCATGGGATCCTAAGACAGCGACGAATATTTTATCTGGCAGTATATGCGTTAAAAGGAATACAGATGAATATATAGCTCTTATGGAAATCACCCAAAAATCATTGCACGCATTGGGGAATAGTCAGCATTGTTTTGCCTTCCATGCCGAAATTTGGAAGAGAAATAATAACTATCTCATAAACGAAATCGCTTGTCGCATAGGCGGCGGGCAAGTGATGATTATGTTTACAGAGACTCTCACATATTCTCCAGAAAAATTCTTAATTGCAGAAATACTGCAAATAAAAAATCCACCTTTGTTACCTAATATCGATGAAAATGAAATCACATTGATAGCACGATTATTACCTAAAAAGGGTCTCATCGCTTCAAGTCAATTAAACTTACCACCAAACTGTCAAATTCAATTGCAAGTTCCTGAAGGTGAAAAGTTAAACCATCCGCAAAAATGGTACGACGCATTTGCTTATCTTACTATTAAATCTCATTCCGAAGAAGCTGCAAAAGATTGTTATTGGGAGATCTATAATATCATTTATCATAAGTAA
- a CDS encoding cupin-like domain-containing protein — MKNNLIEYDSKIDDIKCFSTEELQNSCIVIRNYCKNWKLYHNNMFEYIANTYGHDRINVETNINGIINETINIKEYINRIALGISTIGNWSWQPFYKYPELHDQYTLPEKMEDIFFRNSLVCKLVISPWLLMSSKDTKTNIHQDMFRVNGIVGQLEGEKEFVLVEPSFKLEEGKYYAEEELHSLSITYYKVILKKGDFLYFPTQWWHQAKTLKNSVTFIHSTVNNANMKNFLDELIIMMPNFIQRVQNGAKQMSLFGKNINWVCNGFKRIIE; from the coding sequence ATGAAAAATAATTTAATTGAATACGATTCCAAAATTGATGACATAAAATGCTTTTCCACTGAAGAATTGCAAAATTCATGTATTGTCATTAGAAATTACTGCAAAAATTGGAAGCTCTATCACAACAATATGTTTGAATATATTGCAAACACATATGGGCATGATCGAATTAACGTTGAAACAAACATCAATGGAATTATAAATGAGACTATAAATATAAAAGAATATATAAATAGAATTGCATTAGGTATTTCAACTATAGGCAATTGGTCTTGGCAGCCATTTTATAAGTATCCTGAACTTCACGACCAATATACATTACCAGAGAAGATGGAAGACATATTTTTCCGAAATTCACTTGTCTGTAAACTTGTTATTTCACCTTGGTTGCTGATGTCGAGTAAAGACACAAAAACAAATATTCACCAAGATATGTTTCGTGTTAATGGAATAGTCGGTCAATTAGAAGGAGAAAAGGAGTTTGTATTAGTTGAGCCATCTTTTAAACTTGAAGAAGGTAAATATTACGCTGAAGAAGAACTGCATTCATTATCTATAACATATTATAAAGTAATCCTTAAAAAAGGTGATTTTCTTTATTTCCCTACTCAGTGGTGGCACCAAGCAAAAACTTTGAAAAATTCTGTCACGTTTATTCATAGTACTGTGAATAATGCAAATATGAAAAATTTTCTAGATGAATTGATTATTATGATGCCTAATTTTATCCAACGTGTTCAAAACGGCGCAAAACAAATGTCTTTATTTGGCAAAAATATTAATTGGGTTTGCAATGGATTTAAAAGAATTATTGAATAA
- a CDS encoding DMT family transporter has protein sequence MAWVYLIIAGLFEVVWAVALKNVSGFSNIKALLLTIIGMIISFGFLGLALKELPMGTAYAIWTGIGAVGVAIYGIIFYSETLNFKRIFCLMLVLLGIFGLKVFS, from the coding sequence ATGGCTTGGGTATACTTAATAATTGCAGGTTTATTTGAAGTGGTTTGGGCTGTAGCTTTAAAAAATGTTTCTGGTTTTAGTAACATTAAAGCTTTACTGCTGACAATTATTGGAATGATAATCAGTTTTGGCTTTCTCGGATTAGCTTTAAAAGAACTTCCAATGGGAACTGCTTATGCAATTTGGACTGGAATTGGAGCTGTTGGGGTTGCTATTTATGGGATTATTTTCTATTCCGAAACTCTAAATTTCAAAAGAATATTTTGTTTAATGTTAGTATTACTTGGAATATTTGGTCTTAAGGTTTTTAGCTAA
- a CDS encoding DMT family transporter, translated as MAWAYLVLAGIFEVVWAINLKEVDGISTLKPLLITLIGMIISFSFLSLALKKIPMGTAYAIWTGIGALGVAIYGVVFIGESANLLRVLSIIILVLGILGLKIFTPQKN; from the coding sequence ATGGCTTGGGCATATTTAGTGCTTGCTGGAATTTTTGAAGTGGTATGGGCAATAAATTTAAAAGAAGTAGATGGAATATCTACACTTAAGCCGCTATTAATTACTTTAATTGGGATGATTATAAGTTTTAGTTTTCTTTCATTAGCATTAAAAAAAATACCAATGGGCACAGCATATGCAATATGGACAGGTATAGGCGCTCTTGGGGTTGCTATTTATGGGGTTGTTTTTATAGGGGAATCTGCAAATTTATTAAGAGTATTGAGTATAATTATTTTGGTATTGGGAATATTGGGGCTCAAAATTTTTACTCCTCAAAAAAATTAG
- a CDS encoding DnaJ C-terminal domain-containing protein, protein MKYYEILGLNKSASSDEIKKAYRKLAMQYHPDRNPGNKASEEKFKEMSEAYAVLSDPEKKRQYDMLGDTRFSQQQSSGFQEDIFKNMDFESIFKDMGFSGFGGMGGGRFGGFGNRTQNARSGRRGGMRAEPEDYSKYDLEHDLEIGFMDAYNGSERHVSFTLSNGERIDSRIKIPAGIDSGKKLRIRSHGQTAPDGHRGDLYLKVKVMPHPDFVRVDNDIEVSVSVPFSTLCLGGQIEVKTPQGIKNVKIRAGMQSGIKVRLKGLGFPIMNTSENADLYAILSVKVPSESEINQDLKEILEQLQKNGY, encoded by the coding sequence ATGAAATACTACGAAATTCTTGGACTCAATAAATCTGCTAGTTCTGATGAAATCAAAAAAGCGTATCGGAAATTAGCAATGCAATATCACCCAGATAGAAATCCAGGAAACAAAGCTTCGGAAGAAAAATTTAAAGAAATGTCTGAAGCTTATGCTGTTTTATCCGACCCTGAAAAAAAACGTCAATACGACATGTTGGGTGACACACGCTTTTCTCAACAGCAAAGTTCTGGCTTTCAAGAAGATATTTTCAAAAATATGGATTTTGAAAGTATTTTTAAGGATATGGGTTTTTCTGGTTTTGGTGGAATGGGAGGAGGGCGCTTCGGAGGGTTTGGTAATCGAACTCAGAATGCTCGAAGTGGAAGGCGTGGGGGTATGCGCGCTGAACCTGAGGATTATTCAAAATATGATCTAGAACATGATCTCGAAATAGGTTTCATGGATGCTTATAATGGTTCAGAACGTCATGTGAGTTTTACTTTAAGCAATGGGGAAAGAATTGATTCTAGAATTAAGATACCTGCTGGGATTGATTCAGGCAAAAAATTACGAATTCGCAGTCACGGTCAAACAGCTCCTGATGGGCATAGAGGCGATCTCTATTTAAAAGTAAAAGTAATGCCTCATCCCGATTTTGTTAGAGTAGATAATGACATTGAAGTGTCTGTAAGTGTTCCTTTCAGCACACTGTGTCTTGGTGGGCAGATAGAAGTAAAAACTCCTCAAGGTATTAAAAATGTAAAAATCCGTGCAGGAATGCAAAGTGGTATAAAAGTACGTTTAAAAGGGCTTGGCTTTCCTATTATGAATACCAGTGAAAATGCAGATCTTTATGCTATTTTAAGCGTCAAAGTCCCGAGTGAAAGTGAAATAAATCAAGATTTAAAAGAAATTCTTGAGCAACTTCAAAAGAATGGTTATTAG
- a CDS encoding ThiF family adenylyltransferase, with protein MYYRLNGTIIYLSENIIVYGHKSLSIKARVNFSEIKHFLEQIKEGLNADKIDVYVNCSIVGNIVKKMFEMSLIIPYKLAYLNTPLERSYDFLCHHLSGKQTDIDFNHNINITIFGCGGVGANIALNLLVMGFSNFTFVDYDTVEASNLNRQFPFVPEDIGKNKAQALKDNLLKRNPSAKIMCLNLFINSTQILIDNLSTSDLIVSAIDSPPIKSAIYSTEYALEKNIPIIFGAAGYDTIKVGPLLKSKGAMKNYLSYLNSVSIINATPIRGSIPSTNSLLTSILSNEIFNLFYDEKKMLFPNKKLIMNHFSLEIVEENDYEN; from the coding sequence ATGTATTACCGATTGAATGGCACAATTATTTACTTGAGTGAAAATATTATAGTATATGGACATAAGTCTTTGTCTATTAAAGCGAGAGTTAATTTTTCAGAAATTAAACATTTTTTGGAACAAATAAAAGAAGGATTAAATGCGGATAAAATAGATGTCTATGTAAATTGCAGCATAGTAGGGAACATAGTAAAAAAAATGTTTGAAATGTCACTTATTATTCCATACAAATTAGCATATCTAAATACCCCACTGGAAAGATCATATGATTTCCTTTGTCACCACTTATCAGGCAAACAAACAGATATTGATTTTAATCATAATATTAACATTACAATTTTTGGTTGTGGCGGAGTAGGGGCGAATATCGCTTTAAATTTACTTGTAATGGGATTTTCAAACTTTACTTTCGTAGATTACGATACAGTTGAGGCGAGTAATCTAAATAGGCAATTTCCATTTGTCCCAGAAGATATTGGAAAGAATAAAGCCCAGGCCCTAAAAGATAATTTATTAAAAAGAAATCCATCTGCTAAAATTATGTGTTTAAATTTATTTATAAATTCTACACAAATACTCATTGATAATCTCTCCACAAGTGATCTTATAGTATCAGCGATAGATAGCCCACCAATTAAGTCAGCAATTTATTCGACAGAATATGCATTAGAAAAAAATATTCCTATTATATTTGGAGCTGCTGGTTATGATACTATAAAAGTTGGACCACTTTTAAAAAGTAAAGGTGCAATGAAAAATTATCTTTCATATCTTAATTCTGTAAGTATTATAAATGCTACCCCAATTAGAGGTTCAATTCCCTCCACAAATTCTTTATTAACATCTATTTTGAGTAACGAGATATTTAATTTATTCTATGATGAAAAAAAAATGTTATTTCCAAACAAGAAATTAATAATGAATCATTTTTCACTCGAAATAGTTGAAGAGAATGATTATGAAAATTGA
- a CDS encoding acyl-CoA dehydrogenase family protein codes for MSGNTKFSFMKSIFNGHISEKSLHHYPFFNTNRENDYTLMANSINDWMKQNVDSLKFDQEKKLPKEIIQGMKEMGLFGLIIPEAFGGSEFTQTFYTRTLELLNKHDASVTLTAGAHSSIGLKGLYLYGNEKQKAKYMPKLATGEMIASFALTEPTAGSDAAGIKTRAVKQGDHYIINGSKLWITNGGFADFFTVFAKEEINGEDKITAFIVTRDMGGVTHGSEELKLGIKASSTVEVFFKDVKVPAENILGKSGDGFKIAMGILNQGRMGLAGGALGAMKSAMDECITYTKNRKAFGHSISDFGLIQSMLSEMAMHIYTSESATYFATNLVDSGDTDYSIEAAICKVFVTEASWATINTAMQIHGGNGYMVEYGIERKLRDGRIGLIFEGTNEILRLFIAMTGLKEPASQYQRLGKELQSLQNIKSVDFLNSAIGKIGFLSEFAFSEVKKSVLTEKLEGFHPALEKECERLSTATHALTTSASKLIRTYGHKLVDEQLQLSRLADIAIDTYVISSVLSRINSVLEKHGGPEKNEAELTMAKLIIRNAKARINQNIYNLKANHDDKIKIIAKKLLETEKYPFAIDNFK; via the coding sequence ATGTCTGGTAATACGAAATTTAGTTTCATGAAAAGCATATTTAATGGGCATATATCAGAAAAATCTCTGCATCATTATCCCTTTTTTAATACCAATAGAGAAAATGATTATACTTTGATGGCCAATTCTATTAATGATTGGATGAAACAAAATGTTGATAGTTTAAAATTCGACCAAGAAAAAAAATTACCAAAAGAAATTATTCAAGGAATGAAAGAAATGGGTCTCTTTGGACTTATTATCCCTGAAGCTTTTGGTGGAAGCGAATTTACCCAAACATTTTATACTAGAACGCTTGAACTTTTAAATAAACACGACGCATCTGTTACCTTAACCGCGGGTGCACACAGCTCGATTGGTTTAAAAGGACTTTATTTATATGGCAATGAGAAACAAAAGGCAAAATATATGCCTAAGCTTGCAACAGGAGAAATGATCGCTTCCTTTGCTTTAACAGAACCAACTGCAGGAAGCGATGCCGCAGGAATTAAAACCAGAGCAGTTAAACAAGGCGACCATTATATAATTAATGGCTCAAAATTATGGATAACAAATGGTGGTTTCGCAGATTTTTTCACCGTATTTGCAAAGGAAGAAATAAATGGCGAAGATAAAATCACCGCATTTATCGTAACAAGAGACATGGGCGGAGTCACCCATGGATCAGAAGAACTTAAACTTGGTATTAAAGCATCATCCACTGTTGAAGTCTTTTTTAAAGATGTAAAAGTTCCTGCAGAAAATATCTTAGGAAAATCGGGCGACGGTTTTAAAATTGCTATGGGAATTTTAAACCAAGGTCGCATGGGCTTAGCGGGCGGTGCTTTGGGCGCTATGAAATCCGCAATGGACGAGTGCATAACTTACACAAAAAATAGAAAAGCATTTGGCCACAGTATTTCTGACTTTGGCCTTATCCAAAGCATGTTAAGCGAAATGGCAATGCATATATATACTTCTGAATCTGCAACTTATTTCGCAACCAATTTAGTCGATTCCGGCGATACGGATTACAGCATCGAGGCTGCAATTTGTAAAGTATTTGTCACAGAAGCAAGTTGGGCAACAATCAACACTGCCATGCAAATTCACGGTGGCAATGGTTATATGGTTGAATATGGCATTGAAAGAAAACTCAGAGATGGACGTATTGGACTTATATTTGAAGGAACAAACGAAATATTAAGACTCTTTATTGCAATGACAGGATTGAAAGAGCCTGCTTCTCAATACCAACGCCTTGGCAAAGAACTACAGTCATTACAAAATATCAAAAGTGTTGACTTCTTGAACAGCGCCATAGGAAAAATAGGCTTTTTATCTGAATTTGCCTTCAGTGAAGTTAAAAAGAGTGTGCTAACAGAAAAGCTAGAAGGTTTTCATCCAGCCCTCGAAAAAGAATGCGAAAGACTCTCAACAGCGACACATGCGCTGACAACTTCTGCTTCTAAACTCATTCGCACTTACGGACACAAACTGGTTGATGAGCAATTGCAATTGTCACGCCTCGCAGATATCGCAATCGACACATATGTAATTTCTTCCGTTTTATCGAGAATAAATTCCGTCTTAGAAAAGCATGGTGGCCCAGAGAAAAATGAAGCTGAACTCACCATGGCAAAATTAATTATTCGAAACGCAAAAGCGCGGATCAATCAAAATATTTACAATTTAAAAGCAAATCATGATGATAAAATAAAAATCATCGCTAAGAAATTGCTTGAAACTGAAAAATATCCTTTTGCAATTGATAATTTTAAATAG
- a CDS encoding ABC transporter substrate-binding protein: MKNINCLKIAVDAFPYKESIHQICDYSGEQIYKKQALTLFKEQNRSIYNLAAKSYLLSNNYKNIEIEIKDNLYWQNGEQVFAEDFARSIKFLCRDKGNRFRTLFSDVENFKEYSIYISNDIGIHCPDKYTLCINLKYPNVYMRNNLSLISTSPLHISNSHLSAGPYFLSSLEENKFLLKKNKHYSLDEVANSFNEIEFIKIKEDKFADNFQCGNIDVSCDTCLDYNYYKLARNSINFKEISSKLIMLLSPWKKFKEIPEAVKYIIINAINRKELSDRFDGILKESFSYLDLYDYSYKEKIIKKIEPLCEPFNLTIAYEDFYPNKEIVKLIANQLKAYNINLLPEVDEYGKWDSCTHLRFEIRWSMRSTPLLFYKSDLSRGFITDQEFEEARKYYSYILQNNKEEENVIFYKKLDQILIRNAVYIPLLSMPSGYFIRPYIVNSSLFDQGTFIHYLNNIESV; encoded by the coding sequence GTGAAGAATATAAATTGCTTGAAAATTGCTGTAGATGCTTTTCCATACAAGGAAAGTATACATCAAATTTGCGACTACAGTGGAGAGCAAATATATAAAAAACAAGCACTCACCCTTTTTAAAGAGCAAAATAGAAGCATTTATAATTTAGCAGCAAAAAGTTATTTATTAAGCAATAATTATAAAAATATCGAAATAGAAATCAAGGATAATTTATATTGGCAGAATGGGGAACAGGTATTTGCAGAGGATTTTGCCCGTTCAATAAAATTTCTTTGTAGGGATAAAGGAAATCGCTTTCGGACTCTTTTTTCAGATGTGGAAAATTTTAAAGAATATTCAATATACATTTCAAATGATATTGGAATTCACTGCCCTGATAAATATACTTTGTGCATTAATCTGAAATATCCTAATGTATATATGCGAAATAATTTATCTTTAATCTCTACATCGCCATTACACATCTCTAATTCTCACTTGTCTGCAGGGCCTTATTTTTTGAGCTCTTTAGAAGAGAATAAGTTTTTGTTAAAGAAGAATAAGCATTACTCATTAGACGAAGTTGCAAATTCCTTTAATGAAATAGAATTTATAAAAATAAAAGAAGATAAGTTTGCTGATAATTTTCAGTGCGGTAATATTGATGTTAGTTGTGACACATGTTTAGACTATAATTATTATAAATTAGCAAGAAATTCGATTAATTTTAAAGAAATATCTTCAAAATTAATAATGCTACTGTCTCCTTGGAAAAAATTCAAAGAAATACCAGAAGCAGTAAAATATATTATTATTAACGCAATAAATAGGAAAGAACTCAGTGATAGGTTTGATGGCATACTTAAAGAATCATTTTCTTACCTCGATTTATATGATTATAGTTATAAAGAAAAAATAATTAAAAAGATAGAACCTTTGTGCGAACCTTTTAATTTGACAATCGCTTATGAAGATTTTTATCCCAATAAAGAAATAGTAAAACTTATTGCGAATCAACTTAAAGCATATAACATTAACTTGTTACCAGAAGTGGATGAGTATGGCAAATGGGACTCTTGCACCCATTTGCGTTTTGAAATTCGTTGGTCAATGCGTTCTACTCCTTTATTATTTTATAAATCAGATTTGAGCCGCGGCTTTATAACAGATCAGGAATTTGAAGAAGCCAGAAAGTATTATTCTTATATACTACAAAATAATAAGGAAGAGGAGAACGTAATATTTTATAAAAAGCTAGATCAAATATTGATAAGAAATGCTGTGTATATTCCATTATTATCTATGCCTTCTGGCTATTTTATAAGACCATATATTGTAAATAGTTCACTATTTGATCAGGGAACTTTTATTCATTATTTGAATAATATTGAAAGCGTATAA
- a CDS encoding cupin-like domain-containing protein: MTINNGEYFNINQISKKEFENIFFDEHLPLLLNGLNMEMPAYRKWTFNFFKENMGHFLIPVGDDLKNPAAISRKMSIRNYITQLKEDKDCPYMVGWSYQRECPTLDNDFTLPELHPDDFIHGLPRHLNYRRSWIFFGKESIESDLHIDSFAASAWIIMIHGQKTLRTFSPVHRHLVKMGTSLFDEENIRKIKNQGVEIIEFKLIPGTIMYLPGGWVHQIRNDNDTIMVTGAFTAKSHVFQFYPSYQETISKDINDSEEHYLSYIKNEFMNIEKLPKESIQYIKEDILRTERRIEIIQDKMKLYKSLLNKN; the protein is encoded by the coding sequence ATGACTATAAATAACGGTGAATATTTTAATATTAATCAGATCTCAAAAAAAGAGTTTGAAAATATTTTCTTTGATGAACATCTTCCCCTGCTATTAAATGGTTTAAATATGGAAATGCCTGCTTATAGAAAATGGACATTTAATTTTTTCAAAGAGAATATGGGTCATTTTCTAATCCCTGTAGGTGATGACTTAAAAAATCCTGCTGCCATTTCAAGAAAAATGTCTATTCGGAATTATATTACACAGCTTAAAGAAGATAAAGATTGCCCCTATATGGTGGGTTGGAGCTACCAAAGAGAATGCCCCACTCTCGACAATGATTTTACTTTGCCAGAGTTACATCCAGATGATTTTATCCATGGTTTGCCAAGACATCTTAACTATAGACGTAGTTGGATTTTTTTTGGCAAAGAATCAATTGAGAGTGATTTGCATATAGATTCTTTTGCAGCAAGTGCATGGATAATAATGATCCATGGGCAGAAAACTTTAAGAACATTTTCTCCAGTTCATAGGCATTTAGTAAAAATGGGTACATCACTTTTCGATGAGGAGAATATCAGGAAGATAAAAAATCAGGGTGTTGAAATTATCGAATTTAAATTAATACCAGGCACTATAATGTATTTACCTGGCGGATGGGTGCACCAGATTAGAAATGACAATGACACCATTATGGTAACAGGGGCTTTTACAGCAAAAAGCCATGTCTTCCAATTTTACCCTTCTTACCAAGAAACTATTTCAAAAGATATTAATGATAGCGAAGAGCATTACCTCTCTTATATAAAAAATGAGTTTATGAATATTGAAAAATTACCCAAGGAATCAATTCAATATATTAAAGAAGATATATTGAGAACAGAAAGGCGGATAGAAATTATTCAAGATAAAATGAAATTATATAAGAGTCTATTAAATAAAAATTAG